A genomic segment from Thermotoga neapolitana DSM 4359 encodes:
- the smc gene encoding chromosome segregation protein SMC, with the protein MRLKKLFLKGFKSFGRPSLITFSDRVTAIVGPNGSGKSNIIDAIKWVFGEQSKKELRASEKFDMIFSGSENLPPAGSAYVELVFEENGEEITVARELKRTGENTYYLNGSPVRLKDIKDRFAGTGLGVDFYSIVGQGQIDRVVNASPEELRLLLEEAAGISIYREKKKETEANLERTKANLDRVKDVLYERERQMKSLYLKAKRAERYREYSSQLKEFQKLYYGNVLKRERKKLEFYQEEEERTNRKIRDIQKELVELETKWSTLRSEFGEMDQEIERYTRLLEDYKKRQSDLQEMKNLYSSRLSSSENRYVEISTRLDELEKRKKEYTKRLEEMEYIFKGIAGEYEQKSNELASLEKEKESILSRFDEKEKEFMRLREEVSNIEKQILKMENELLRIGENLEDLEKRRKITENQISARRRELEEKKEEFREISKRVEEFDEEERRLTEELKAVRESIEETERNIRELSHEIEDLEKRVRELQFEKEMLEREMREYRGFSRAVRAVFDEKERFAGLIDVVANLLEVEEEYSLAISVLLGGMSQNIVVRDVDTAKAIVEFVKQNTLGRVTILPLDLIDGSFNRIPELEKEKGFIGYAVDLVKLPPDLEVLSGFLFGNSFVVETLDDAIRIKKKYRLNTRIATLDGELISGRGAITGGREERSGNVFERRIRLKHVEQEMEETEKSILEKKEILASLKTEQEDLKKQETIVQRELFDLSKKSSSTKTILSEILRSINQMQDEVQNLENLLAEYRAKEEGLRARREKIFEEMDGLKERRKSLREVLSEYSEELEKERKIIDEINEKLFGLKAEVGNLLETKERYEREMRDTRRTIERFDEEMEDLKSQMSALEEEMEKYRQTIREHEREIEHLKKEMDSIFETMRLHRTGKEEKMKELQEIERRMNDLKEEKEKLRNHLHQVELALQESRMKIANILGEFSGDEEEVEELSDEKLEEIYRSMRDLENRIKFLGPVDLTAIDEYEKLREEYEEILKQKEDLEEAKRKLEEIIEKTDREAESLLFDVYQKVNESFNRLISLLFFGGEGRINVVSETKSILDAGFEISIRKPGRRDQKLNLLSGGEKALVGIALLFALMEIKPSPFYVLDEVDAPLDDYNAERFKMLLKENARQTQFIVITHNKIVMEAADLLHGVTMVNGVSAIVPVEVEKILEV; encoded by the coding sequence TTGAGATTGAAAAAGCTTTTTTTGAAGGGTTTCAAGTCGTTCGGCAGGCCTTCTCTGATCACCTTCTCCGATCGTGTGACCGCCATCGTCGGCCCGAACGGAAGTGGCAAGTCCAACATCATAGACGCCATAAAGTGGGTCTTCGGTGAACAGTCAAAGAAGGAACTTCGAGCCAGCGAAAAGTTCGACATGATCTTCTCCGGATCTGAAAACCTTCCCCCTGCAGGTTCTGCCTATGTGGAGCTCGTCTTCGAAGAGAACGGAGAGGAGATCACGGTTGCCCGTGAACTGAAGAGAACGGGAGAAAACACCTACTACCTGAACGGCAGTCCCGTCAGACTCAAAGACATAAAAGATCGCTTCGCAGGAACAGGCCTTGGAGTGGACTTCTACTCCATTGTGGGGCAGGGACAGATAGACAGAGTGGTCAATGCCTCTCCGGAAGAACTGAGACTCCTTCTGGAAGAGGCCGCAGGCATCTCGATCTACAGGGAAAAGAAGAAAGAAACGGAGGCAAACCTCGAGAGAACAAAAGCCAATCTCGACCGGGTGAAGGATGTACTGTACGAGAGAGAGCGTCAGATGAAGTCTCTGTATCTCAAAGCAAAGAGGGCAGAAAGGTACAGAGAGTACTCCTCTCAGCTGAAAGAGTTTCAGAAACTCTACTACGGAAACGTTCTGAAGAGGGAAAGGAAAAAACTGGAGTTCTACCAGGAAGAGGAAGAAAGGACCAACAGGAAGATAAGGGATATTCAGAAGGAACTTGTGGAACTCGAGACGAAATGGAGTACTCTGAGAAGTGAATTTGGAGAAATGGATCAGGAGATAGAAAGGTACACAAGGCTGCTCGAGGACTACAAAAAGAGGCAGAGCGATCTGCAGGAGATGAAGAACCTTTATTCTTCGAGACTTTCAAGCAGTGAGAACAGATACGTCGAGATATCCACAAGGCTCGACGAACTGGAAAAAAGAAAGAAAGAGTACACGAAGAGACTGGAGGAGATGGAATACATCTTCAAGGGGATAGCAGGTGAGTACGAGCAAAAGTCGAACGAACTTGCTTCTCTGGAAAAAGAGAAGGAATCCATCCTTTCGAGGTTCGATGAAAAGGAAAAGGAGTTCATGAGGCTCAGAGAAGAAGTATCGAATATAGAAAAACAGATTCTGAAGATGGAAAACGAGCTTCTCAGAATCGGTGAAAACCTCGAAGACCTGGAAAAGAGAAGGAAGATCACTGAAAATCAGATCTCTGCAAGAAGAAGAGAACTTGAGGAAAAGAAAGAAGAATTCAGGGAGATATCAAAGCGAGTGGAAGAGTTCGATGAGGAGGAAAGAAGACTCACAGAAGAACTGAAGGCCGTTCGAGAAAGCATCGAAGAAACAGAAAGAAATATCAGAGAACTTTCCCACGAGATAGAGGATCTGGAAAAGAGAGTAAGAGAACTTCAGTTCGAGAAAGAAATGCTGGAGAGGGAGATGAGGGAATACAGGGGTTTTTCAAGGGCGGTCAGGGCCGTGTTCGACGAGAAAGAGAGATTTGCTGGGCTCATCGATGTGGTGGCGAACCTTCTCGAGGTGGAAGAGGAGTACTCACTCGCCATCAGCGTTCTTCTCGGTGGAATGTCGCAGAACATCGTTGTGAGGGATGTGGATACGGCGAAGGCGATCGTCGAGTTCGTGAAACAAAACACGCTGGGAAGGGTCACCATACTTCCGCTCGATCTGATAGATGGTTCCTTCAATAGAATACCCGAACTGGAGAAGGAAAAGGGATTCATCGGTTACGCCGTAGATCTTGTGAAACTTCCCCCCGATCTGGAGGTACTCTCTGGATTTCTGTTTGGAAATTCCTTTGTTGTGGAAACCCTCGACGATGCGATAAGGATAAAGAAAAAGTACCGTCTCAATACGAGAATAGCAACTCTGGATGGAGAACTGATAAGTGGACGGGGTGCCATCACGGGTGGAAGGGAGGAAAGATCCGGCAACGTCTTCGAAAGGCGAATAAGGCTGAAACACGTAGAACAGGAGATGGAGGAGACAGAAAAATCGATCCTTGAGAAGAAAGAAATACTTGCTTCCCTGAAAACAGAGCAGGAAGATTTGAAAAAACAGGAAACGATCGTTCAGAGAGAGCTTTTTGATCTTTCCAAGAAATCTTCTTCAACGAAGACGATTCTCTCTGAAATACTGAGATCCATAAACCAGATGCAGGACGAAGTACAGAACCTGGAAAATCTCCTCGCGGAGTACAGGGCAAAGGAAGAGGGTCTGAGGGCAAGAAGAGAGAAGATCTTCGAAGAAATGGACGGACTGAAAGAGCGAAGAAAATCACTTCGGGAGGTCCTCTCTGAGTATTCTGAAGAACTGGAAAAAGAAAGGAAGATCATCGACGAGATAAACGAAAAACTTTTTGGACTCAAAGCGGAAGTGGGGAACCTTCTTGAAACAAAAGAGCGTTATGAAAGGGAAATGCGGGACACGCGAAGAACGATAGAGCGCTTCGATGAGGAGATGGAAGACCTGAAATCCCAGATGTCAGCACTCGAAGAAGAGATGGAAAAGTACAGACAGACGATAAGAGAACACGAACGGGAAATAGAGCATCTCAAAAAGGAGATGGACAGCATATTCGAGACCATGCGACTTCACAGAACAGGAAAAGAGGAAAAGATGAAAGAACTTCAGGAGATTGAAAGAAGAATGAACGATTTGAAAGAGGAAAAGGAGAAGCTGAGAAACCACCTTCACCAGGTGGAACTGGCACTTCAGGAAAGCAGAATGAAGATAGCAAACATCCTGGGAGAGTTCTCCGGAGACGAAGAAGAGGTGGAAGAACTTTCCGATGAAAAGCTTGAGGAGATATACAGATCCATGAGAGACCTTGAGAACAGAATAAAGTTCCTCGGTCCGGTGGATCTCACAGCGATAGATGAGTACGAGAAACTGCGGGAGGAATACGAAGAGATCCTGAAACAGAAAGAAGATCTCGAAGAAGCGAAAAGAAAACTCGAAGAGATCATAGAGAAGACAGATCGTGAAGCTGAAAGCCTTCTCTTCGACGTTTACCAGAAGGTGAACGAGAGTTTCAACAGGTTGATCTCACTTCTGTTCTTCGGTGGAGAAGGCAGGATCAACGTGGTTTCCGAGACAAAAAGCATCCTCGACGCAGGTTTCGAGATATCCATAAGGAAACCCGGTCGAAGAGATCAGAAACTGAACCTTCTCTCCGGTGGGGAAAAGGCACTCGTGGGAATCGCCCTTCTTTTTGCCCTCATGGAGATAAAACCAAGCCCATTCTACGTACTGGATGAGGTGGATGCCCCCCTCGACGATTACAACGCGGAAAGATTCAAGATGCTGCTGAAGGAAAACGCCAGACAGACACAGTTCATTGTGATCACCCACAACAAGATCGTCATGGAAGCGGCGGACCTTCTGCACGGTGTAACCATGGTAAACGGTGTGTCGGCCATAGTGCCCGTTGAAGTGGAGAAGATTCTGGAGGTGTGA
- a CDS encoding NUDIX hydrolase, whose protein sequence is MKFYEQKIESKRVFEGKMISVRVDRVRLPNGEESTREVVDHPGAVVIVPVLGEEIIFVEQYRYPIEQMLLELPAGKMDPGESPEECAKRELEEETGYRAKRFSYLGKIFTTPGFTTEVIHIFAAEELEKTTQNTDPDEFIEVKKIPVEKVLSLLRNAEIEDSKTICALTRYFLSKGVIG, encoded by the coding sequence GTGAAGTTCTACGAACAGAAAATTGAGAGCAAAAGGGTTTTCGAGGGAAAGATGATAAGCGTGAGGGTCGATCGTGTGAGACTTCCAAACGGTGAGGAGTCGACCCGTGAGGTCGTGGATCATCCCGGTGCGGTCGTGATCGTTCCGGTCCTGGGAGAGGAGATCATCTTCGTCGAGCAGTACAGATACCCCATCGAACAGATGCTCCTCGAGCTTCCCGCCGGGAAAATGGATCCCGGAGAATCACCTGAAGAATGCGCTAAAAGAGAACTCGAAGAAGAAACAGGTTATCGGGCAAAGAGGTTCTCCTATCTTGGAAAGATCTTCACAACGCCCGGTTTCACAACAGAGGTGATACACATATTTGCAGCAGAAGAACTGGAAAAAACCACCCAGAACACCGATCCCGATGAGTTCATCGAGGTGAAGAAAATCCCCGTGGAGAAGGTGTTATCCTTGCTCAGGAACGCGGAGATAGAAGATTCAAAAACGATCTGCGCTTTGACCCGATACTTCCTTTCAAAAGGAGTGATAGGATGA
- the fliS gene encoding flagellar export chaperone FliS, producing MKENTYLEKMVMTASPAKLVQMLYEKAIEVLKEAEKLLEEKKFVEFSEKITRAQDIITELNLSLDMEKGGTIAQNLRALYNYMFQRLVEGNVKKDLEKIREVEGMLSELLEVWKEAMKKAGNITPSEKKQGGLNLMG from the coding sequence ATGAAGGAGAACACCTACCTTGAAAAGATGGTCATGACAGCAAGCCCGGCAAAACTCGTCCAGATGCTTTATGAGAAAGCGATAGAGGTTCTGAAAGAGGCAGAAAAATTACTGGAAGAAAAGAAGTTCGTCGAGTTCAGCGAGAAGATCACACGAGCACAGGACATAATCACAGAGTTAAACCTTTCTCTGGACATGGAAAAAGGCGGCACCATCGCTCAGAACCTGAGAGCGCTCTACAACTACATGTTCCAGAGACTGGTAGAAGGAAACGTAAAAAAAGATCTTGAGAAGATCAGAGAGGTTGAAGGAATGCTCTCGGAACTTCTGGAAGTCTGGAAAGAGGCCATGAAAAAAGCAGGAAACATAACTCCTTCGGAAAAGAAGCAGGGGGGACTGAATCTCATGGGGTGA
- a CDS encoding GNAT family N-acetyltransferase, with protein MTIKRASEVSVIDLVNLVNEIFKDYAVPVNWDVYNFNLDVRENSISLDDSFVFFEEEKPVGFVLLCIRKDRGRIDSMGVIKPRRGTGLADMILKHALEHLVWKGVKSVVLEVVSTDQRAVRFYEKNGFKKKRHLHSFVLDRNIEGTGDVRFFETDEKRIHMYSLKARTDFNRNPNWQRECLTLLLADGRYRMERASWKDGEGYLVWGETPQSSFIVDAFAFRGNMDEFIRECVDHIQKESKKSLVTCTAVPEDDPLFHALEANGFQRVLTQYEMELRLV; from the coding sequence GTGACCATAAAGAGGGCGAGTGAGGTTTCCGTCATCGACCTTGTGAACCTCGTGAACGAGATCTTCAAAGATTACGCGGTTCCTGTGAACTGGGACGTGTACAACTTCAACCTCGATGTGAGGGAGAATTCCATTTCCCTGGATGATTCTTTCGTGTTCTTCGAAGAAGAAAAGCCGGTGGGATTCGTTCTTCTGTGCATAAGAAAGGACCGGGGAAGGATAGATTCCATGGGAGTTATAAAGCCCAGGAGAGGAACGGGCCTTGCCGATATGATCCTGAAGCACGCTCTGGAACACCTTGTGTGGAAAGGTGTGAAGAGTGTCGTTCTCGAAGTGGTCTCGACGGATCAAAGGGCAGTTAGATTCTACGAGAAAAACGGATTCAAAAAGAAGAGGCATCTTCACAGTTTCGTTCTGGACAGAAACATCGAAGGAACGGGTGATGTGAGATTCTTCGAAACGGACGAAAAAAGGATCCACATGTATTCTCTGAAAGCGAGGACAGACTTCAACAGGAATCCAAACTGGCAGAGAGAGTGTTTGACTCTTCTTCTTGCAGACGGGCGGTACAGAATGGAAAGAGCGAGCTGGAAGGACGGAGAGGGGTACCTGGTCTGGGGGGAAACTCCTCAGAGTTCTTTCATCGTTGATGCCTTCGCTTTCCGTGGCAACATGGACGAGTTCATCAGAGAGTGTGTCGATCATATTCAGAAAGAAAGCAAAAAAAGCCTGGTGACCTGCACGGCCGTTCCTGAAGATGATCCACTTTTCCATGCCCTCGAGGCAAACGGCTTCCAGAGGGTGCTCACGCAGTACGAGATGGAGTTGAGACTGGTTTGA
- a CDS encoding YjjG family noncanonical pyrimidine nucleotidase — translation MKKAVLFDLDGTILDFEKSEETALKKTFLRHGIPLTEEQVLLYKSINRKWWKMLAEKKVSKEEVVVARFEEFLGEIGSLLDPEEVAKEYLEFLSEEAYFLPGAEDFLKELKRNGFRMAAVTNGVRFVQERRSKKLGLERFFEFVLTSEEVGVEKPDPRIFWIALERMGLKKEDALYVGDDPASDLEGARNAGIDFVLFSPSGDVSREFPVVRNFEELREILRIL, via the coding sequence TTGAAGAAGGCTGTACTGTTCGATCTGGACGGGACCATTCTCGACTTCGAAAAGAGCGAAGAAACGGCGTTGAAAAAGACGTTTCTGAGACACGGGATTCCTCTCACCGAGGAACAGGTTTTGCTGTACAAAAGCATAAACAGAAAGTGGTGGAAGATGCTCGCAGAAAAGAAGGTATCGAAAGAGGAGGTTGTCGTTGCAAGGTTCGAAGAGTTTTTGGGAGAGATAGGATCTCTTCTGGATCCTGAAGAAGTGGCAAAAGAGTACCTTGAGTTCCTCTCGGAGGAGGCGTACTTTCTTCCCGGTGCAGAGGATTTCCTGAAGGAATTGAAAAGAAACGGCTTCAGAATGGCGGCCGTCACGAACGGTGTTCGTTTCGTCCAGGAAAGAAGAAGCAAAAAACTTGGCCTTGAAAGGTTCTTCGAGTTCGTTCTCACCTCGGAAGAAGTTGGGGTTGAAAAACCAGATCCAAGAATCTTCTGGATTGCTCTTGAGAGGATGGGACTGAAAAAAGAAGACGCGCTCTACGTTGGAGACGATCCGGCGAGCGATCTTGAGGGTGCCAGGAACGCGGGAATCGACTTTGTTCTCTTCTCACCCTCGGGAGATGTTTCAAGAGAATTTCCCGTTGTGAGAAATTTTGAAGAACTGAGAGAAATTCTGAGGATTCTTTGA
- a CDS encoding ArsR/SmtB family transcription factor, producing the protein MGVEEIFKALSCKWRVEILKEIAKRDLCMCELEAMDHLDPSTLSRHIAVLKRAGLVDVIREGKRKRLVLKDPRVLELVELAEKIAEGRQ; encoded by the coding sequence ATGGGAGTTGAGGAGATCTTCAAGGCGCTTTCATGCAAATGGAGAGTGGAAATACTCAAGGAGATCGCAAAGAGGGACCTTTGTATGTGTGAACTGGAAGCGATGGACCATCTTGATCCGTCAACGCTTTCAAGGCACATAGCCGTTCTGAAGAGAGCAGGGCTGGTGGACGTGATCCGCGAAGGGAAGAGAAAAAGACTAGTCTTGAAAGATCCGCGCGTTCTGGAACTTGTGGAACTCGCGGAGAAAATAGCCGAAGGGAGGCAATAA
- a CDS encoding ATP-binding protein — MAKNWYPVIDYGRCTGCLTCVNFCPHGVYTVRDGKPLVSNPDACVEFCRGCQKICPAGAINYSAEVNIDG, encoded by the coding sequence ATGGCGAAGAACTGGTATCCAGTGATCGATTACGGTAGGTGCACCGGATGTCTGACCTGTGTGAATTTCTGTCCACACGGCGTTTACACGGTCAGAGATGGAAAGCCATTGGTTTCAAATCCGGACGCGTGTGTGGAATTCTGCAGGGGTTGTCAGAAGATCTGTCCAGCTGGGGCGATAAATTATTCTGCGGAGGTGAACATCGATGGGTAA
- the hcp gene encoding hydroxylamine reductase — MQMFCYQCSQTAKGVGCTEYGVCGKSPTLARLQDNLIFAIKGISAYYYHARELGYDDPEIAGFLDKALYSTLTNVNFDAQSFVEYALEAGRMNLKTMKLLKKAHIETYGEPTPVEVETGTRKGKGIIVTGHNLKALEELLKQVEGTNIYVYTHSEMLPAHGYPGLRKYKNLAGNLGKAWYDQRKLFAEYPVAILGTSNCVLIPSDSYRDRMFTTSIAKLPGVKHIEGYDYTEVIEKAKSLPDLEERPGAYKLRTGFSTSVVASLADKIKELVEAGKIKHFLVVGGCDVPFKRNEYYREFVQKLPKETVVITLACGKFRINDLDLGDIEGIPRLIDVGQCNDTIVAIEIAEALAKTFDVPVTELPLTLVLTWMEQKAVAILWTLLALGLKNIYVGPVLPAWVNEDILKVLTTEFGLKTISEPENDIKEILKV, encoded by the coding sequence ATGCAGATGTTCTGTTACCAGTGTTCACAGACGGCAAAGGGTGTGGGTTGTACCGAGTACGGAGTCTGTGGGAAAAGCCCAACACTCGCAAGACTTCAGGACAACCTCATATTCGCCATAAAAGGAATCTCTGCCTATTACTACCACGCAAGAGAACTGGGTTACGATGACCCTGAGATCGCGGGCTTTCTCGACAAAGCACTTTACAGCACGCTGACCAACGTGAACTTCGATGCACAGTCTTTCGTGGAGTACGCCCTTGAGGCAGGAAGAATGAATCTGAAGACAATGAAACTCCTGAAGAAAGCCCACATCGAAACCTACGGTGAGCCGACCCCCGTCGAGGTGGAAACAGGAACCAGAAAAGGAAAGGGAATCATCGTGACAGGACACAACCTGAAAGCTCTCGAGGAACTTCTGAAACAGGTCGAGGGAACCAACATCTACGTTTACACTCACTCCGAGATGTTGCCGGCACATGGATACCCCGGCTTGAGAAAGTACAAAAACCTCGCAGGAAACCTCGGGAAGGCCTGGTACGACCAGAGAAAGCTCTTTGCGGAGTACCCAGTCGCCATCCTGGGAACCTCCAACTGTGTGCTGATACCCAGCGATTCTTACAGGGACAGGATGTTCACAACGAGCATAGCAAAACTTCCCGGTGTGAAACATATAGAAGGCTACGATTACACGGAAGTGATAGAGAAGGCAAAAAGCCTTCCCGATCTGGAGGAAAGACCAGGCGCTTACAAGCTCAGAACAGGCTTTTCAACATCCGTTGTGGCTTCTCTTGCGGACAAGATAAAAGAACTCGTTGAAGCCGGAAAGATCAAACACTTCCTCGTTGTCGGAGGATGTGACGTTCCGTTTAAGAGGAACGAGTACTACAGAGAATTCGTTCAGAAACTTCCAAAAGAGACTGTTGTTATCACCCTCGCCTGTGGGAAGTTCAGAATAAACGATCTCGATCTTGGAGATATAGAAGGGATCCCGAGACTCATCGATGTAGGACAGTGCAACGACACCATCGTTGCCATAGAAATCGCAGAGGCACTCGCAAAGACCTTCGATGTTCCAGTTACAGAGCTTCCACTCACACTCGTTCTCACCTGGATGGAACAGAAGGCAGTTGCGATTCTGTGGACCCTTCTTGCACTCGGCCTGAAAAACATCTACGTTGGACCTGTCCTGCCGGCATGGGTGAACGAAGACATCCTGAAAGTGCTCACCACGGAGTTCGGATTGAAGACCATTTCAGAGCCGGAAAATGACATAAAGGAAATACTCAAAGTTTAA
- a CDS encoding Crp/Fnr family transcriptional regulator, translating into MLLKNLLQHGQVLTFREGEMVRYQGDPIDDILVLLEGSLRTEHVSENGKVLEIDTIRPVQIVASGLVFSRDPVYPVNVIAKEDSKILSIPKEKFLDLLMKDRNLLLFFLEDVSEHFRIVSEKLFFLTTKTLKEKVIHYLVHHMNEDGELVLPVSVEELSRIFGCARPALSRVFQDLEREGFIEKKGRRIRVLRNPLEDGKI; encoded by the coding sequence GTGTTGCTGAAAAATCTTCTACAGCACGGTCAGGTACTCACGTTTAGAGAAGGGGAAATGGTCAGATATCAGGGAGATCCGATAGATGATATCCTTGTCCTTCTTGAGGGCTCTCTGAGAACAGAACACGTCTCTGAGAATGGAAAGGTTCTAGAGATCGATACGATAAGGCCCGTTCAGATCGTGGCATCTGGCCTTGTTTTTTCCAGAGATCCGGTGTATCCGGTGAACGTGATAGCGAAAGAAGATTCAAAGATTCTATCGATACCGAAGGAGAAGTTCCTTGACCTTCTCATGAAAGACAGAAATCTCCTTCTTTTCTTCCTCGAAGATGTGTCAGAGCACTTCAGGATCGTCTCTGAAAAACTCTTCTTTCTCACCACAAAGACGCTGAAAGAGAAGGTTATTCATTACCTCGTTCATCACATGAACGAAGATGGAGAGTTGGTGCTTCCTGTGAGTGTGGAAGAACTTTCCAGAATCTTTGGATGTGCCCGGCCGGCACTCTCCAGGGTGTTTCAGGATCTTGAGAGAGAGGGTTTCATAGAGAAAAAGGGAAGAAGGATAAGGGTTCTGAGAAACCCCCTGGAGGATGGTAAAATCTGA
- a CDS encoding HD domain-containing phosphohydrolase: protein MSVFVFSQHLRIALDEDYAPFSFYDESGNLAGISVDFWKLFSEKTGIEVELVPVKWQLAQQMVLEKKVDAIDQIFKTPEREEFLSFSKPVFEMRSCVFFRKDLPVKTFSDLSSYVVGALRGEGMVDVLLRKNPDVRFEFFDNYSSMMEALKKREISVFLGDDVVARYYLSKEGLLSDFLTLHLETNYLHVAVLKGNESILETVNSGLSLVSEDERNEIIRRYIPLIVVTPPWLMKVVFYGSVLFSTALGISLAFVYLLRRKVEEKTLQLKLKNEELKAQNEEIEALYQEVSANQEEIERLYSEIRELNDRFRHSIKELSKLVFIEDTSKFASELAEIIRDLIGAKSVKVVLDDQVIGEASGETFEISHSKESHGYVVIEGDLDEDEREVLQAFLNIVSAIHTYIEMVRKEKKLHRDIVRTWVRALEYYDYYTKGHSEEVAYYAVEIGKMFNVDGEKLEKLYWAGLLHDIGKIYVPQVILNKTDKLNESEFDVVKIHPVKGYELVREIDGFEDVALWIRHHHERWDGKGYPDGLKGEEIEFEARILCVADSYQAMRSDRPYKKGKTVEESIQELLRNAGRQFDPVIVKKFVEFLRKGGDLGTGHQG, encoded by the coding sequence CTGTCTGTTTTTGTCTTTTCTCAGCATCTTCGAATAGCCCTCGATGAAGATTACGCTCCTTTCTCCTTTTACGATGAAAGCGGAAATCTTGCTGGCATCTCCGTTGATTTCTGGAAACTCTTTTCTGAGAAGACAGGGATAGAGGTGGAACTCGTCCCAGTGAAGTGGCAACTGGCTCAGCAGATGGTCCTCGAAAAAAAGGTGGATGCCATCGATCAGATATTCAAAACACCAGAAAGAGAAGAGTTTCTCTCCTTTTCTAAACCCGTTTTTGAGATGAGATCCTGCGTGTTCTTCAGAAAAGACCTTCCTGTGAAAACCTTCTCCGATCTTTCTTCGTACGTTGTTGGTGCCCTCAGAGGAGAAGGCATGGTAGATGTCCTTCTTAGGAAGAACCCGGATGTGCGATTTGAATTTTTCGATAACTATTCCTCCATGATGGAAGCTCTCAAGAAAAGGGAGATATCCGTTTTCCTTGGAGACGACGTTGTTGCAAGATACTATCTTTCAAAAGAGGGACTTCTTTCTGATTTTCTAACACTTCACCTTGAAACGAACTATCTCCACGTTGCTGTTTTAAAAGGAAACGAAAGCATCCTGGAAACCGTAAACTCGGGCTTGTCCCTTGTGTCGGAAGATGAGAGGAACGAAATCATAAGAAGGTACATCCCACTCATTGTGGTAACACCACCGTGGTTGATGAAGGTGGTCTTTTACGGTTCTGTCCTGTTCTCAACAGCCCTCGGGATTTCTCTTGCCTTCGTTTACCTTCTCAGAAGAAAGGTGGAAGAAAAAACCCTCCAGTTGAAGTTGAAAAACGAAGAACTCAAAGCCCAGAACGAAGAGATAGAGGCGCTCTATCAGGAGGTCTCGGCGAATCAGGAAGAGATAGAAAGGCTCTACAGCGAGATCAGAGAACTGAACGACAGATTCAGGCACTCGATCAAGGAACTTTCGAAACTGGTTTTCATAGAGGATACTTCGAAATTTGCCTCTGAACTTGCAGAGATAATCAGAGATCTTATTGGGGCAAAGAGTGTGAAGGTGGTGCTGGACGATCAGGTGATCGGAGAAGCGAGTGGAGAGACCTTTGAGATCTCCCATTCAAAGGAAAGTCACGGTTATGTGGTGATAGAAGGTGACCTGGATGAGGACGAAAGGGAGGTTCTTCAGGCCTTTCTGAACATCGTCTCTGCCATTCATACCTACATAGAAATGGTGAGAAAGGAAAAGAAACTGCACAGAGACATCGTGAGAACGTGGGTAAGGGCACTCGAGTACTACGATTATTACACGAAGGGACACTCTGAAGAGGTGGCGTATTACGCTGTTGAGATTGGAAAGATGTTCAACGTGGATGGAGAAAAACTGGAAAAGCTCTACTGGGCAGGGCTCCTCCACGACATCGGAAAGATATACGTGCCTCAGGTTATTCTGAACAAGACAGATAAACTCAACGAGAGTGAGTTCGACGTGGTCAAAATACACCCTGTGAAAGGGTACGAACTGGTCAGGGAGATAGATGGTTTCGAAGATGTGGCACTCTGGATAAGACACCACCATGAAAGATGGGATGGAAAGGGCTATCCCGATGGTCTAAAGGGTGAGGAGATAGAGTTCGAAGCACGCATTCTGTGCGTGGCAGACTCGTATCAGGCGATGAGAAGCGACAGGCCGTACAAGAAGGGAAAGACCGTCGAAGAGTCAATTCAGGAGTTACTCAGAAACGCTGGAAGACAGTTCGATCCTGTGATCGTGAAAAAATTCGTCGAGTTTCTGAGGAAGGGGGGAGATCTTGGAACTGGGCATCAGGGGTAA